Proteins encoded together in one Nostoc sp. PCC 7524 window:
- the abc-f gene encoding ribosomal protection-like ABC-F family protein, whose protein sequence is MQKKSILLAENLACKLSLERTLFQGVNVSIDARHRIGLVGRNGIGKSTLLKMFAGQINPTIGSIWRHGIVYYLPQTSTIKQELQTEIVIDFLMSIAEDWWQIDDILQTKLQTKIDLSLPIASLSGGEFTKLFLAIGLSQQPDLLLLDEPTNHMDLPALESLKEFLVSFSGAFVIVSHKPFFLDQVADITWELTPASIKIYGGNFSDYLQQKDLELEVALRSHELARKELKLVQTAAQQEQQRAAQTHRNGRAKCLNGSIDRMSAGLIKTRAEASAGNAKKKHEVAVAKATQQLADTKVKTTKVTTIQLEEKSHKRRNLIDIQGANLWVSERLLMQNIQLHICSGDRISIIGANGSGKSSLVKAILGTDTQVAVLKSGEVSLATGITSVYLDQSYELVNRQQTVLANMQTANPSLSYQQLRQQLGHFLFKYDDVYKSASVLSGGELARLAIAMISISQIDLLILDEPTNNLDIDTVEQMVSAINGYQGAIWVISHDIDFLSRINITQSFYVKDQYLQMTIHLPRTHQQYYQELLSQIPRGC, encoded by the coding sequence ATGCAAAAAAAATCAATATTATTAGCTGAGAATTTAGCCTGTAAACTCAGCTTAGAAAGAACTTTGTTTCAAGGTGTAAATGTCAGTATTGACGCGAGACATCGTATAGGCTTAGTTGGTCGCAATGGAATTGGTAAATCAACTTTGTTGAAAATGTTTGCTGGTCAAATTAATCCTACTATTGGTTCAATTTGGCGACATGGAATTGTCTACTATTTACCCCAAACTAGCACTATCAAACAAGAATTACAAACAGAAATCGTGATAGATTTTTTAATGTCTATTGCTGAAGACTGGTGGCAAATTGACGACATATTACAGACAAAATTACAGACAAAAATTGACCTATCACTACCAATTGCTAGTCTCAGTGGTGGAGAATTTACAAAACTATTTTTGGCTATCGGTTTATCTCAGCAGCCAGATTTATTGTTACTCGATGAACCAACCAATCACATGGATTTACCAGCTTTAGAAAGTTTGAAAGAATTTTTGGTAAGTTTTTCGGGTGCGTTTGTGATTGTTTCCCACAAGCCATTTTTCTTAGACCAAGTGGCAGATATTACTTGGGAACTTACACCCGCAAGTATCAAGATTTATGGAGGGAATTTTTCTGATTATCTGCAACAGAAGGATCTAGAGTTAGAAGTAGCATTGCGATCGCACGAACTAGCCAGAAAGGAACTTAAACTTGTGCAAACTGCGGCGCAGCAAGAACAGCAACGCGCAGCCCAAACTCACCGCAATGGTAGAGCCAAGTGCTTAAATGGTAGTATCGACCGAATGTCAGCTGGACTAATTAAAACTAGAGCAGAAGCATCAGCTGGCAATGCCAAAAAGAAACATGAGGTTGCTGTAGCTAAAGCTACACAACAGTTAGCAGACACGAAAGTTAAAACCACCAAGGTAACAACTATCCAGCTAGAAGAGAAAAGCCACAAGCGCAGAAATTTGATTGATATTCAGGGTGCAAATCTTTGGGTATCAGAACGCCTACTAATGCAAAATATTCAGTTGCATATATGTTCAGGCGATCGCATTTCTATTATCGGTGCAAATGGTTCTGGTAAATCTAGTCTAGTCAAAGCTATTCTCGGCACAGATACACAAGTAGCTGTCTTAAAGTCAGGAGAGGTTTCTCTAGCAACGGGAATCACATCTGTATATCTTGACCAAAGCTATGAACTGGTAAATCGTCAGCAGACAGTTTTAGCCAATATGCAGACTGCTAACCCTAGTCTCAGCTATCAGCAGTTACGCCAACAACTAGGACATTTTTTGTTTAAATACGATGACGTGTATAAATCTGCTTCTGTATTGAGTGGGGGTGAGTTGGCAAGACTGGCGATCGCTATGATTAGTATTTCACAAATTGACCTGTTAATTCTTGATGAGCCAACTAATAACTTAGACATTGACACAGTTGAGCAAATGGTGTCAGCTATTAACGGCTATCAAGGTGCTATTTGGGTAATTTCCCACGATATCGATTTTCTCAGCCGCATTAACATTACCCAAAGTTTTTACGTTAAAGACCAATACTTACAAATGACTATTCATTTACCACGCACTCACCAACAATATTATCAAGAGTTACTCAGCCAAATACCACGAGGATGTTGA
- a CDS encoding DUF6825 family protein has protein sequence MSNPLLQAFFVGRALAEVVNERLEVALTDALSDLGKFDAEAREQLRQFTEEVIERANRAATAAEAGQSTTGSGQSVAESVDLQATIDELRAEIAFLRNELQRYRNPSV, from the coding sequence ATGAGTAATCCCCTTTTACAAGCCTTTTTTGTCGGCAGAGCCTTAGCAGAAGTAGTTAATGAACGCCTAGAAGTCGCTTTGACTGATGCCTTAAGTGATCTGGGTAAATTTGATGCAGAAGCTAGAGAGCAGCTACGCCAATTTACCGAAGAAGTTATAGAACGGGCAAACCGAGCAGCAACTGCGGCTGAAGCAGGTCAAAGCACTACAGGTAGTGGACAATCTGTTGCCGAGTCAGTAGACTTGCAAGCCACAATTGATGAACTGCGGGCAGAGATTGCCTTTTTACGCAACGAATTACAGCGTTATCGTAATCCTTCAGTATAA
- a CDS encoding ABC1 kinase family protein codes for METSYSDKAYRWNRENYSSKRRFVDIWGFVLTLMFKLWRYNKPWSYPGGVTEAKQAARRKAQAVWIRNTLLDLGPTFIKVGQLFSTRADIFPSEYVEELAKLQDKVPAFSYEQVEKIVEQELGKKIPELFLSFEPIPLAAASLGQVHKAVLHNGESVVVKVQRPGLKKLFEIDLEILKGIARYFQNHPKWGQGRDWIGIYEECCRILWEEIDYLNEGRNADTFRRNFRAYDWVKVPKVYWRYASPRVLTLEYLPGIKISQYEALEAAGIDRKAIARQGAQAYLLQLLNDGFFHADPHPGNIAVSPDGSLIFYDFGMMGRIKSNVREGLMETLFGIAQKNGDRVVQSLIDLGAIAPVDDMGPVRRSVQYMLDNFMDKPFEAQSVAAISDDLYEIAYNQPFRFPATFTFVMRAFSTLEGVGKGLDPEFNFMEVAQPYAMQLMTNMNGSDSNSFLNELSRQAVQVSTTAFGLPRRLEDTLEKLERGDMRLRVRSIETERLLRRQSSIQLGISYALIISGFTLSATILLVNHYVWLALLAGLIAAAVSVILIRLLLRLDRYDRMY; via the coding sequence ATGGAAACCAGTTATTCAGATAAAGCATACCGTTGGAATCGTGAAAACTACTCTAGTAAGCGACGCTTTGTGGACATTTGGGGTTTTGTCTTGACCTTGATGTTCAAACTTTGGCGATACAACAAACCTTGGAGTTATCCTGGCGGTGTGACTGAAGCTAAACAGGCTGCACGACGTAAAGCTCAAGCAGTCTGGATTCGCAATACCTTGCTGGACTTGGGACCAACCTTTATCAAAGTCGGGCAATTATTTTCTACCCGTGCCGATATATTCCCCAGTGAATATGTAGAAGAGTTGGCAAAACTGCAAGACAAAGTACCTGCTTTTAGCTACGAGCAAGTAGAAAAGATTGTTGAGCAAGAACTAGGTAAAAAAATTCCGGAACTCTTTTTGAGTTTTGAACCGATTCCTTTGGCAGCTGCTAGCTTGGGACAAGTACACAAAGCTGTGCTACACAACGGTGAATCGGTTGTGGTTAAAGTACAGCGTCCTGGATTAAAAAAGTTATTTGAAATAGATTTAGAGATTCTCAAGGGGATTGCTCGCTATTTCCAAAACCATCCCAAATGGGGACAAGGGCGAGATTGGATAGGAATTTACGAAGAGTGTTGTCGAATTCTTTGGGAAGAAATTGATTATCTCAATGAAGGACGCAATGCTGACACCTTTCGCCGTAATTTTCGCGCCTATGACTGGGTAAAAGTCCCGAAAGTTTATTGGCGTTACGCCTCACCACGGGTACTGACTTTGGAATATCTGCCAGGAATTAAAATTAGCCAATATGAGGCTTTAGAAGCAGCAGGTATAGATCGTAAAGCCATTGCCCGTCAAGGCGCTCAAGCCTATCTTCTGCAATTGCTTAATGATGGCTTTTTCCATGCTGATCCCCATCCAGGAAATATTGCTGTGAGTCCCGATGGCTCGCTGATTTTCTACGACTTTGGCATGATGGGGCGGATTAAATCCAATGTCCGGGAAGGGTTGATGGAAACCCTATTTGGCATTGCCCAAAAGAATGGCGATCGCGTTGTCCAGTCTCTCATAGATTTAGGTGCGATCGCCCCCGTAGATGACATGGGGCCAGTGCGGCGTTCTGTGCAGTATATGCTAGATAATTTCATGGATAAGCCCTTTGAAGCCCAATCCGTGGCCGCGATCAGTGATGATCTATACGAGATAGCATATAATCAGCCATTTAGATTTCCAGCAACTTTTACTTTCGTGATGCGGGCTTTTTCCACCCTCGAAGGAGTAGGCAAAGGCTTAGATCCAGAGTTTAACTTTATGGAAGTTGCCCAACCATACGCAATGCAGCTTATGACCAATATGAATGGTTCAGATAGCAATAGTTTTCTCAATGAATTAAGCCGTCAAGCGGTGCAAGTAAGTACCACTGCCTTCGGATTACCACGTAGATTAGAAGATACATTAGAAAAATTAGAACGAGGAGATATGCGCCTGCGCGTGCGTTCTATAGAAACAGAGCGTTTACTCAGGCGACAGAGCAGTATTCAACTAGGCATAAGCTATGCTCTGATAATCAGTGGATTTACCCTTTCAGCCACAATTTTATTAGTTAATCATTATGTATGGTTAGCATTACTGGCTGGTTTAATTGCCGCAGCCGTCTCAGTAATACTGATCCGATTGCTTCTCCGCCTCGACCGTTATGACCGTATGTATTAA
- a CDS encoding Stp1/IreP family PP2C-type Ser/Thr phosphatase, producing MKLNFTGLSDPGLVRSNNQDNYYIDPEGRFFIVADGMGGHAGGEEASRIATKEIQEYLLANWDAPESEEKLLEQALWRANEAILQDQQNHPERADMGTTVVVVIFRNAPWCAHVGDSRLYLFRESQLQQVTEDHTWVARAIKIGDITAEEARVHPFRHVLSRCLGREDLHQVDVQPLDVKMGDRLLLCSDGLTEELVDQKIADYLYNIPLLDKTAISLVEAAKEEGGHDNITIVIVAIE from the coding sequence ATGAAACTTAACTTCACGGGTCTTAGTGATCCGGGACTTGTTCGTTCTAATAATCAAGATAATTATTACATTGACCCGGAAGGACGATTTTTTATTGTTGCCGATGGTATGGGTGGTCATGCGGGAGGAGAAGAAGCAAGTCGCATTGCCACAAAGGAAATTCAAGAGTATTTACTGGCTAACTGGGATGCTCCTGAGTCAGAAGAAAAATTGCTAGAGCAGGCTTTATGGCGGGCTAATGAAGCGATTTTACAGGATCAGCAAAATCATCCTGAACGCGCTGATATGGGTACAACCGTCGTTGTCGTCATTTTTCGTAATGCGCCTTGGTGCGCTCATGTCGGAGACTCTAGGCTGTATCTTTTCCGGGAGTCGCAACTGCAACAAGTGACAGAAGACCATACCTGGGTAGCTAGAGCCATCAAAATCGGCGACATTACTGCCGAGGAAGCGCGGGTTCATCCGTTCCGCCATGTCTTATCCCGTTGCTTAGGTCGGGAAGATTTACACCAAGTTGATGTCCAACCCCTAGATGTTAAAATGGGCGATCGCCTACTCTTATGTAGTGATGGACTGACTGAAGAACTGGTTGATCAAAAAATTGCTGATTATCTTTATAACATCCCCTTATTGGATAAAACTGCTATATCTCTGGTAGAAGCAGCTAAAGAAGAAGGTGGACACGATAACATCACTATCGTCATCGTCGCGATCGAATAG
- a CDS encoding NblA/ycf18 family protein encodes MNQPIQLSLEQQFSIRSFATQVQNMSHDQAKDFLVKLYEQMVVREATYQELLKHQWGLDSGSTMA; translated from the coding sequence ATGAATCAACCCATCCAACTTTCTTTGGAACAGCAATTCAGCATTCGTTCATTTGCCACTCAAGTACAGAACATGAGCCATGATCAAGCTAAAGACTTCTTGGTTAAGCTGTATGAGCAAATGGTCGTGCGCGAGGCAACTTATCAGGAACTACTTAAGCACCAGTGGGGCTTAGATTCTGGCTCCACTATGGCATAG
- a CDS encoding serine/threonine-protein kinase: MSDPNIGRFLGNRYQLQELIGTGAMGKVYRAKDVLLGGVPVAIKFLALSMQNEKMRLQERFEREAKTCALLGQKSIHIVRVMDYGVDEHKTPFYVMEYLQGHSLNQVIRQKHLSLPRFVSMARQICLGLKCAHDGIPVDGSVYPIIHRDIKPSNMLVIQDASFGELVKILDFGIAKLLQTNGDHTKFYLGTLAYSSPEQMDGKELDNRSDIYSLGVMMFEMLTGKMPLVAPTHSFGAWYKTHHQQPPRNFSEVAPSLVIPKEVENLVMSCLAKKAKDRPQSISDILQNLENIERQHHPTRPIQHEHYQHTNTITIPSEPKPKTKVNLPLQLAPAKHEITSTTSWPQNKPIADIVFPQPINVSGEVVPALWVMLSQQEILQRFVCSRYNQFLFITAPHPMLLWITVLYNRKHGAKWLPYYLDLKTSLGQDIISLLFQVGYYRLLFFARESPNHSSHFLMASIATAQRHRLQQWLTAAKTFTCTADPQLSKNLLKQEYEKIKPQILAKLEAIDTDSAFDISG, translated from the coding sequence ATGTCAGACCCCAACATTGGTCGTTTTCTTGGCAACCGCTACCAGTTGCAGGAGTTAATTGGTACTGGCGCAATGGGTAAGGTATATCGTGCCAAAGATGTTTTGTTGGGAGGTGTACCTGTTGCTATCAAGTTTCTTGCTCTATCCATGCAAAATGAAAAGATGCGATTGCAAGAACGTTTTGAGCGAGAAGCAAAAACCTGTGCCTTACTTGGGCAAAAAAGTATTCATATTGTTCGAGTCATGGACTATGGCGTAGATGAACATAAAACCCCCTTTTATGTCATGGAGTATCTCCAAGGCCACAGCCTCAACCAAGTCATCCGACAAAAACACCTATCTTTACCCAGATTTGTGAGTATGGCACGGCAAATCTGTCTGGGTTTAAAGTGCGCTCATGATGGCATCCCAGTTGATGGTTCAGTTTACCCTATTATTCATCGTGATATTAAGCCTAGTAATATGCTGGTGATTCAAGATGCCAGTTTTGGGGAATTGGTCAAAATTTTAGATTTTGGTATTGCTAAATTACTACAAACCAATGGTGATCACACAAAATTCTATTTGGGAACGCTGGCTTATTCATCCCCCGAACAGATGGATGGCAAAGAACTAGATAATCGTTCTGATATCTACAGTTTGGGTGTGATGATGTTTGAAATGCTGACTGGCAAAATGCCATTAGTTGCACCCACTCATTCGTTTGGTGCATGGTACAAAACACATCACCAACAACCACCACGGAATTTTAGTGAGGTTGCTCCTAGCTTAGTCATTCCGAAAGAAGTGGAAAACTTAGTGATGAGTTGTTTAGCCAAAAAAGCCAAAGACCGTCCTCAAAGTATTAGTGACATTCTTCAGAATCTCGAAAATATAGAACGACAGCATCATCCAACCCGCCCTATTCAACACGAGCATTATCAACATACTAATACCATTACTATTCCATCTGAACCCAAGCCGAAGACAAAAGTTAATCTGCCGTTGCAGTTAGCTCCAGCCAAGCATGAAATTACTTCTACAACTTCTTGGCCTCAAAATAAACCAATTGCTGACATTGTTTTTCCTCAACCCATAAATGTTAGTGGAGAGGTTGTACCTGCTCTATGGGTGATGTTATCACAGCAGGAAATTCTTCAACGCTTTGTTTGCAGCCGCTATAATCAATTTTTGTTTATCACTGCTCCTCACCCCATGTTGTTGTGGATTACTGTTCTCTACAACCGCAAACATGGCGCTAAGTGGTTGCCTTATTACCTTGATCTCAAAACCAGTCTTGGTCAAGATATCATCAGCTTACTTTTTCAAGTAGGCTACTATCGTCTGCTATTCTTTGCACGAGAATCACCCAATCACTCTTCTCATTTCCTCATGGCTAGTATCGCTACTGCTCAACGTCACCGACTGCAACAGTGGCTCACCGCAGCCAAAACCTTTACCTGTACTGCCGATCCCCAACTGAGTAAAAATCTGCTGAAACAGGAATATGAAAAGATTAAGCCTCAAATTCTAGCCAAGCTAGAAGCAATTGACACCGATTCTGCATTTGATATCTCTGGTTAG
- a CDS encoding anhydro-N-acetylmuramic acid kinase → MHQTQQTAAPTRVIGLISGTSVDGIDAALVEISGTDVDLQVELLAGETYPYPGELRERILAVCAGAAISMAELAELDDAIALNFAQAAQNIQKDHQPATLIGSHGQTVYHRPPESKGIGSRTTTHSLGYSLQLGRGALIAHLTGITTVSNFRVADIAVGGHGAPLVPRVDAFLLSHPQEGRCIQNVGGIGNVAYIPPRRDDWLEKIRGWDTGPGNSLLDLAVQQLTDGAKTYDESGKWAASGTPCYPLVEQWLTQAYFQLHPPKSTGRELFGVDYLHQCFQDAAPYQLSPADMLATLTELTAASIAHSYHTFLPQMPNRVFLCGGGSRNLYLQQRLQVLLGDIPVLTTDDVGLNANFKEAIAFAVLAYWRQLGIPGNLPAATGAPREVLLGEIHPTTHPD, encoded by the coding sequence ATGCACCAAACTCAACAAACTGCTGCCCCTACCCGCGTGATTGGTTTAATCAGTGGCACATCTGTCGATGGTATAGATGCCGCTTTGGTAGAAATTTCTGGTACAGATGTGGATCTGCAAGTTGAGTTACTAGCAGGAGAAACCTATCCCTATCCTGGGGAACTGAGAGAAAGAATCTTAGCAGTTTGTGCTGGTGCAGCCATCTCAATGGCAGAATTAGCAGAATTAGATGATGCGATCGCCCTAAATTTTGCCCAAGCCGCCCAAAATATTCAAAAAGACCACCAGCCAGCAACTTTAATTGGTTCTCACGGTCAAACTGTATATCATCGACCGCCTGAAAGTAAGGGAATAGGGAGTAGAACTACTACTCACTCCCTTGGTTATAGCTTACAACTGGGTCGGGGTGCTTTGATTGCCCACCTTACAGGAATTACCACTGTAAGCAACTTTCGGGTGGCGGATATTGCTGTTGGTGGCCATGGCGCACCGCTTGTACCTAGGGTTGATGCGTTTTTACTCAGTCATCCCCAGGAGGGACGTTGCATTCAAAATGTGGGCGGGATTGGCAATGTGGCTTATATTCCCCCTCGCCGGGATGACTGGCTAGAGAAAATTCGCGGTTGGGATACTGGCCCTGGTAATAGTTTGCTGGATTTAGCAGTACAGCAATTAACAGACGGTGCTAAAACCTACGATGAAAGTGGTAAATGGGCAGCTAGTGGTACACCCTGCTATCCTTTGGTAGAACAATGGCTCACTCAAGCATATTTCCAGCTACATCCGCCTAAATCCACTGGTCGGGAGTTATTTGGTGTAGATTACCTGCATCAGTGTTTTCAAGATGCTGCACCATATCAATTGAGTCCAGCTGATATGCTAGCTACACTTACAGAACTAACTGCGGCTTCCATTGCTCACAGTTACCACACTTTTTTACCACAAATGCCAAACCGTGTCTTTTTATGTGGGGGTGGGAGTCGTAATCTTTATTTACAGCAAAGATTACAGGTACTGTTGGGAGACATACCAGTTTTAACTACCGATGATGTCGGCTTGAATGCCAATTTTAAAGAAGCGATCGCCTTCGCTGTTTTAGCCTACTGGCGACAACTAGGTATCCCTGGCAATTTACCCGCCGCCACCGGCGCACCCCGTGAAGTCCTATTAGGAGAAATTCACCCAACAACTCATCCTGACTAA
- a CDS encoding universal stress protein — protein MYATRRGKHKIFIGMAPGVGKTYQMLEEAKALKQEGIDVVIGLLETHGRKETADKSNGLEILPRRQIVRGDLTLTEMDTDAILQRSPQLVLIDELAHTNVPGSLRTKRYEDVEVILAAGIDVYSTMNVQHLESLNDVVARITSVVVRERVPDRILEAADEIVVVDVTPETLQERLLEGKIYAPAKIQQALEHFFQRRNLIALRELALREVADNIEEEAIANTPNGQFCNIQERVLVCVSTYPNSVQLLRRGARLAGYMNAPFYVVFVSDPDHFLTKEESLHIDTCEKLCQEFGGTFIRINSNNIAKAIAEVAEQNRITQIVIGESQRSRWQILLKGSLTQKLMRLLKNIDLHIIGSEKTTHK, from the coding sequence ATGTATGCAACACGACGGGGTAAGCACAAAATTTTTATTGGTATGGCTCCTGGGGTGGGTAAAACCTACCAAATGTTAGAAGAAGCAAAAGCACTCAAACAAGAAGGAATTGATGTTGTTATTGGGTTATTAGAAACCCACGGACGTAAAGAGACGGCAGATAAATCAAATGGACTAGAAATTTTACCACGCAGGCAAATTGTGCGGGGGGATTTGACACTAACAGAAATGGACACAGACGCAATTTTACAGCGATCGCCCCAGTTAGTGTTAATTGATGAGCTTGCCCATACCAATGTCCCCGGTTCCCTACGTACCAAACGCTACGAAGATGTGGAAGTTATATTAGCAGCCGGGATTGATGTCTACTCCACCATGAATGTACAACACTTAGAAAGTCTCAATGATGTGGTAGCAAGAATTACAAGTGTAGTCGTCAGAGAACGCGTACCTGATCGCATTCTAGAAGCAGCCGATGAAATTGTTGTAGTCGATGTTACCCCAGAAACTTTACAGGAACGATTATTGGAAGGCAAGATTTATGCACCAGCCAAGATTCAGCAAGCCCTCGAACACTTTTTCCAACGGCGAAATTTAATTGCTTTGCGGGAATTGGCTTTACGTGAAGTTGCTGACAACATAGAAGAAGAGGCGATCGCTAATACCCCCAACGGGCAATTCTGTAATATTCAAGAACGGGTTCTGGTGTGTGTATCTACTTATCCCAACTCAGTACAATTGTTGCGTCGTGGTGCTAGACTCGCAGGCTACATGAATGCCCCCTTCTATGTAGTCTTTGTTTCTGATCCTGATCACTTTCTGACGAAGGAAGAAAGCCTACACATCGATACCTGTGAAAAGTTATGTCAAGAATTCGGCGGGACTTTTATTCGTATTAATAGCAATAACATAGCCAAAGCGATCGCTGAAGTTGCCGAACAAAATCGGATTACTCAAATTGTAATTGGTGAAAGCCAGCGTTCTCGTTGGCAAATTCTCCTCAAAGGCTCTTTAACTCAAAAATTGATGCGATTACTGAAAAATATCGATTTACATATTATAGGCAGTGAAAAAACTACCCATAAATGA
- a CDS encoding acetyl ornithine aminotransferase family protein: MLSIPIHRPLPRQPHLVTSLPGPKALAIVERDRTVTSPSYTRDYPLVVARGQGCMLEDVDGNVFLDMTAGIAVTATGHAHPEVVKEIQTQAALLLHMSGTDFYYEPMVELAEHLAIRTPFPHGARVFFTNSGAESNEGAMKLARYHTKRSLIVAFLGAFHGRTYGAMSLTGSKAVQRAHFGPLVPGVTHIPYGTHASLDHLEQQLFNTILPPHEVAAIVVEPIQGEGGYIVPEDGFLARIRDICNRHGILMIVDEVQSGMGRTGCLFAIEHWGVMPDIITTAKGIASGLPLGAILARPELMTWPPGSHATTFGGNPVACAAGIATLRLLDSGLMNNATQMGEILKTGLTRLHERFPRMSLPRGKGLMVAVDLLDTAGNYDSRLRDRIIQSAFLRGLLLLGCGKAAIRFCPPLVIDGDQIQTAVDTLSEVLKEEY, translated from the coding sequence ATGTTAAGTATTCCTATTCATCGACCTTTACCTCGTCAGCCTCACTTGGTGACATCTTTACCAGGGCCGAAAGCCTTAGCTATTGTAGAACGCGATCGCACTGTGACTTCTCCTTCTTATACCCGTGACTATCCCCTAGTTGTGGCTCGCGGTCAGGGTTGTATGTTGGAAGATGTAGATGGTAATGTGTTTCTCGATATGACTGCGGGTATTGCTGTCACCGCTACCGGACACGCGCACCCAGAGGTAGTTAAAGAAATTCAAACACAGGCGGCGCTTTTGCTGCATATGTCAGGGACAGATTTTTATTATGAGCCGATGGTGGAATTAGCAGAACATTTGGCGATTCGCACTCCCTTTCCTCATGGTGCTAGGGTATTTTTCACCAATTCCGGTGCAGAATCTAACGAAGGGGCGATGAAATTAGCTCGATATCACACCAAGCGATCGCTGATTGTCGCTTTTTTAGGCGCATTTCACGGACGCACCTATGGCGCAATGTCCCTGACTGGCTCTAAAGCAGTACAACGCGCTCATTTTGGCCCGTTAGTTCCTGGGGTGACTCATATCCCCTACGGTACTCACGCTAGTTTAGATCATTTAGAACAACAGCTATTTAATACCATCCTACCGCCTCATGAAGTGGCAGCAATTGTAGTTGAACCGATTCAAGGAGAAGGAGGCTATATCGTCCCGGAAGACGGATTTTTAGCTAGGATTCGGGATATCTGCAATCGCCACGGCATATTAATGATAGTCGATGAAGTGCAATCGGGGATGGGACGTACAGGTTGCTTGTTTGCCATTGAGCATTGGGGTGTGATGCCTGATATTATTACTACCGCCAAGGGAATCGCTAGCGGTTTACCTTTAGGTGCAATTCTCGCCCGTCCTGAGTTGATGACTTGGCCACCTGGTTCCCACGCCACCACATTTGGCGGTAATCCTGTAGCTTGTGCGGCTGGTATTGCTACACTGCGACTATTAGATAGTGGTTTGATGAATAATGCTACTCAAATGGGAGAAATCTTAAAAACTGGACTGACTCGGCTGCATGAAAGATTCCCCAGAATGTCCTTACCCAGAGGTAAAGGTTTGATGGTAGCAGTGGATTTATTAGATACCGCAGGAAATTATGATAGCAGACTGCGCGATCGCATTATTCAATCAGCCTTCTTACGCGGTCTATTGTTACTTGGTTGCGGTAAAGCGGCTATTCGTTTCTGTCCACCTTTAGTTATCGACGGCGACCAAATTCAAACGGCTGTGGACACTCTTTCTGAGGTTTTAAAGGAGGAATATTAG